From Alphaproteobacteria bacterium, the proteins below share one genomic window:
- the mraY gene encoding phospho-N-acetylmuramoyl-pentapeptide-transferase, with the protein MLYELLFPLADDVGFFNLFQYLTFRTGGAGLTALVLSFIVGPKIIRWLRHKQPGGQPIRADGPQSHIVSKAGTPTMGGVMILLCVVISTLLWMRLDNLFVWTVLLVTTGMGLLGFSDDYLKLTKRNSKGVSGRVKLLAQFLLSLIAAFLITMATDEGIALKLAVPFFKDFMPNLGWFYVVFAAVVMVGSSNAVNLTDGLDGLAIVPVMIASGCFALIAYLVGNFNFAEYLQIQFVPGAGDLAVFCGAMVGAALGFLWFNAPPAMVFMGDTGSLAMGGALGAIAVIAKHELVLVIIGGLFVLEAVSVIVQVASFKMTGRRVFRMAPLHHHFEQKGWAEPTIVIRFWIIASILALVGLATLKLR; encoded by the coding sequence ATGCTGTACGAGCTGCTGTTCCCGCTGGCCGATGATGTCGGCTTCTTCAACCTGTTCCAGTACCTGACCTTCAGGACCGGCGGCGCCGGCCTGACCGCGCTCGTGCTGAGTTTCATCGTCGGGCCGAAGATCATCCGCTGGCTGCGGCACAAGCAGCCGGGCGGCCAGCCGATCCGGGCCGACGGCCCGCAGTCGCACATCGTTTCCAAGGCCGGCACGCCGACCATGGGCGGGGTGATGATCCTGCTGTGCGTGGTGATCAGCACGCTGCTGTGGATGCGCCTGGACAACCTGTTCGTCTGGACCGTGCTGCTGGTCACCACCGGCATGGGGCTGCTCGGCTTCAGCGACGACTACCTGAAGCTGACCAAGCGCAACAGCAAGGGCGTCAGCGGCCGAGTCAAGCTGCTGGCCCAGTTCCTGCTGTCGCTGATCGCCGCCTTCCTGATAACCATGGCCACCGACGAAGGCATCGCGCTGAAGCTGGCGGTGCCGTTCTTCAAGGACTTCATGCCCAACCTGGGCTGGTTCTACGTGGTGTTCGCAGCGGTGGTGATGGTCGGCTCGTCCAACGCGGTCAACCTGACCGACGGGCTGGACGGGCTCGCGATCGTGCCGGTGATGATCGCGTCGGGCTGCTTCGCCCTGATCGCCTATCTGGTCGGCAACTTCAACTTCGCGGAATACCTGCAGATCCAGTTCGTGCCGGGGGCCGGCGACCTGGCGGTGTTCTGCGGCGCCATGGTCGGTGCCGCGCTCGGCTTCCTCTGGTTCAATGCGCCGCCGGCGATGGTGTTCATGGGCGACACCGGGTCGCTCGCCATGGGCGGCGCGCTGGGTGCAATCGCCGTGATTGCCAAGCACGAGCTGGTGCTGGTGATCATCGGCGGCCTGTTCGTGCTGGAAGCGGTCTCGGTCATCGTCCAGGTCGCCTCGTTCAAGATGACCGGTCGGCGGGTGTTCCGCATGGCGCCGCTGCACCACCACTTCGAACAGAAGGGCTGGGCGGAGCCGACCATCGTGATCCGCTTCTGGATCATCGCGTCGATCCTGGCGCTGGTCGGTCTCGCCACGCTGAAGCTGCGATGA
- the murF gene encoding UDP-N-acetylmuramoyl-tripeptide--D-alanyl-D-alanine ligase codes for MSASGPRPLWTATEAAAAVEGGTTGTWSATGVSIDSRTVAAGDLFIALRGPHHDGHDHVEQALQAGAVGAAVARIPAGIDSGDPRLLRVADTAAALTALGRAARRRTAAKVVAVTGSVGKTSTKEALRLVLSQQGATSASRGNLNNQFGTPLSLARMPADCAYGVFEAGMNHAGELRDLAGLIRPHVAVITNVEPVHIENFASVEGIADAKAELLEGVVEGGAAVLPRDSRHYARLREKAFACGIARVLDFGKAPEAYAHLLDYAVQGSATRVAAVVGERAIAYRIGAPGQHWVLNSLAVLAAIDALGADTGAAALALGDLTAIAGRGQRQTIALPDGGTILLIDDAYNASPPSMRAAFEMLATTAVSRGGRRIAVLGDMLELGADAAAMHATLADDVAAAAIDRVHSCGPLMASLAERLPAPRRGHHAADAAALAPLVLADVRTGDAVLVKGSRGSRMDVVVDSLRGLGQVRVVNGK; via the coding sequence GTGAGCGCATCCGGCCCGCGCCCGCTGTGGACGGCGACCGAGGCCGCGGCGGCGGTCGAAGGCGGAACCACCGGCACCTGGTCGGCGACCGGCGTGTCGATCGACAGCCGCACGGTGGCGGCCGGCGACCTGTTCATCGCGCTGCGCGGACCGCACCACGACGGCCATGACCATGTCGAACAGGCGCTGCAGGCCGGCGCCGTCGGGGCGGCGGTGGCGCGCATTCCCGCCGGCATCGACAGCGGCGATCCGCGCCTGCTGCGGGTCGCCGACACCGCGGCGGCGCTGACCGCTCTGGGCCGGGCCGCACGCCGCCGCACGGCGGCGAAGGTGGTGGCGGTCACCGGCAGCGTCGGCAAGACCAGCACCAAGGAGGCGCTGCGGCTGGTGCTGTCGCAGCAGGGCGCCACCTCGGCATCGCGCGGCAACCTCAACAACCAGTTCGGCACGCCGCTGTCGCTGGCGCGGATGCCGGCCGACTGCGCCTATGGCGTGTTCGAGGCCGGCATGAACCATGCCGGCGAGCTGCGCGATCTGGCAGGGCTGATCCGCCCGCACGTCGCGGTCATCACCAATGTCGAGCCGGTGCACATCGAGAATTTCGCCAGCGTCGAGGGCATCGCCGACGCCAAGGCCGAGCTGCTCGAGGGCGTGGTCGAGGGCGGCGCGGCGGTGCTGCCCCGCGACAGCCGCCACTATGCGCGGCTGCGCGAGAAGGCTTTCGCCTGCGGGATCGCCCGGGTGCTCGATTTCGGCAAGGCGCCGGAAGCCTATGCCCATCTGCTCGACTATGCCGTCCAGGGTTCGGCGACACGGGTTGCCGCCGTGGTCGGCGAGCGCGCGATCGCCTATCGCATCGGCGCGCCCGGCCAGCACTGGGTGCTCAACAGCCTGGCGGTGCTTGCCGCCATCGACGCGCTCGGCGCCGACACCGGCGCCGCCGCGCTGGCGCTTGGCGATCTGACCGCCATCGCCGGCCGCGGCCAGCGCCAGACCATCGCCCTTCCCGACGGAGGCACGATCCTGCTGATCGACGACGCCTACAACGCCAGCCCGCCCTCGATGCGCGCGGCGTTCGAGATGCTGGCCACCACCGCAGTCTCGCGCGGCGGCCGCCGCATCGCCGTGCTGGGCGACATGCTGGAACTGGGAGCAGACGCCGCCGCCATGCACGCGACGCTGGCCGACGACGTGGCCGCCGCGGCAATCGATCGGGTGCACAGCTGCGGGCCGCTGATGGCCAGCCTGGCCGAGCGGCTACCGGCGCCGCGCCGCGGCCATCACGCCGCCGATGCCGCCGCCCTGGCGCCGCTGGTTCTCGCCGACGTGCGGACCGGCGACGCGGTCCTGGTCAAGGGCTCGCGCGGCAGTCGCATGGACGTCGTCGTCGACAGCCTGCGCGGCCTGGGCCAGGTCCGCGTCGTCAACGGCAAGTAG
- a CDS encoding UDP-N-acetylmuramoyl-L-alanyl-D-glutamate--2,6-diaminopimelate ligase produces MRLSVLTRAAGLPDPDRDLDVSGLAVDSRAVKPGDLFAALPGERADGRDFIASALAAGARAVLTAPGTGASLAGIVVETPNPRRALAQMAAAFYGRQPEHVAACTGTNGKSSTVTFARQIWTQLGFRAASLGTLGIQAPELDEAGSLTTPDPITLHHRLSGLVERNRVTHLAMEASSHGLDQFRMDGVRFSAAAFTNLARDHLDYHPTMEAYFQAKARLFTDLLPDGGAAVLNADIPEFERLHAIASARGHRLLDYGRRARALRLLDLTTVVAGQRATLEILGRRHEVVVPLIGAFQVENALAALGLVVGCGVDADKAVGCLARLTGVPGRLEPVGGIDGASVIVDYSHKPQALEAALAALRPHVDGRLIVVFGCGGDRDPGKRPMMGAVAARLADFVIVTDDNPRSEDPARIRRETMAGCPDAVEIGDRAEAIAAAIDMARAEDLVLIAGKGHESGQTAGGVTRPFDDRAVARQIIADRRGRRDGGR; encoded by the coding sequence ATGCGGCTGTCCGTGCTGACGCGCGCCGCCGGCCTGCCCGACCCCGATCGAGACCTGGACGTTTCCGGCCTTGCCGTCGACTCGCGCGCGGTGAAGCCCGGCGACCTGTTCGCTGCCCTCCCCGGCGAACGGGCGGACGGGCGCGATTTCATTGCCAGCGCGCTCGCCGCCGGTGCCCGCGCGGTGCTGACCGCGCCGGGCACCGGCGCTTCCCTCGCCGGCATCGTCGTCGAAACGCCCAATCCGCGCCGGGCGCTGGCACAGATGGCCGCCGCATTCTACGGCCGGCAGCCCGAGCATGTCGCCGCCTGCACCGGCACCAACGGCAAGTCATCCACCGTCACCTTTGCCCGACAGATCTGGACCCAGCTTGGATTCCGCGCGGCCAGCCTCGGCACGCTCGGCATCCAGGCCCCCGAACTCGACGAGGCCGGCAGCCTGACGACCCCCGACCCCATCACCCTGCACCACAGGCTGTCCGGTCTCGTCGAGCGCAATCGGGTCACCCACCTGGCGATGGAGGCATCGAGCCACGGGCTGGACCAGTTCCGCATGGACGGCGTGCGCTTCAGCGCCGCCGCCTTCACCAACCTGGCCCGCGACCACCTCGACTACCACCCCACCATGGAGGCCTATTTCCAGGCCAAGGCCCGCCTGTTCACCGACCTGCTGCCCGACGGCGGCGCGGCGGTGCTGAACGCCGACATTCCGGAGTTCGAACGCCTGCACGCGATCGCCTCGGCGCGGGGCCATCGCCTGCTCGACTACGGCCGCCGCGCACGGGCGCTGCGCCTGCTCGACCTGACCACCGTGGTGGCCGGCCAGCGCGCGACGCTGGAGATCCTCGGCCGGCGCCACGAGGTGGTCGTGCCGCTGATCGGCGCCTTCCAGGTCGAGAACGCACTGGCCGCGCTGGGCCTTGTCGTCGGATGCGGCGTCGATGCCGACAAGGCGGTCGGCTGCCTCGCCCGCCTGACCGGGGTGCCGGGACGGCTGGAGCCGGTGGGCGGCATCGACGGCGCCAGCGTCATCGTCGACTACTCGCACAAGCCGCAGGCGCTGGAGGCGGCGCTGGCCGCCCTGCGCCCGCATGTCGACGGCCGGCTGATCGTGGTGTTCGGCTGCGGCGGCGACCGCGACCCGGGCAAGCGGCCGATGATGGGCGCGGTCGCGGCCCGACTGGCCGACTTCGTCATCGTCACCGACGACAACCCGCGCAGCGAAGACCCGGCCCGGATCCGCCGCGAGACCATGGCCGGCTGCCCCGACGCCGTCGAGATCGGCGACCGCGCCGAGGCCATCGCCGCGGCCATCGACATGGCGCGCGCGGAAGACCTGGTGCTGATCGCCGGCAAGGGCCACGAATCCGGCCAGACCGCCGGCGGCGTCACCCGGCCGTTCGACGACCGCGCGGTGGCCCGGCAGATCATCGCCGACCGGCGCGGCCGGCGGGACGGCGGCCGGTGA
- a CDS encoding penicillin-binding protein 2, with protein MRLWRSKPASPARQPAALRAGIDLRAQGARGAEIPASRSVEVGRTRLVVASVLFSIGFLAVAGRLVDAMVIGPAMTPVAEPAEEATATARRADIVDRNGLLLATSVVTKSLYANPSEILDVESATAALITVLPELSADTVRQRLSLDRQFIWLARNLTPSEYLAVHRLGIPGFYFLDEPRRIYPQGALTGHVVGFTDVDGHGLSGIEQSFDEALLSGQGPMTLSLDLRVQHILREELSAGAEEFQAIGASGMVMNANTGEVLAMVSLPDFDPNHPGEAEEIARFNRNTLGVYEMGSVFKIFNTAMVLDAGLANPNSVYDASHPLQIGRFTINDFHPMWRPLTVAEILVHSSNIGSALMARGAGAERQEAFMRQAGMLERSPVELPEVGAPIVPSPWRDINVLTIAYGHGLAVTPIQVVSGFAAVANGGTLVPATLLRHDPDDTVEGRRIISEGTSAMMRRLMRLVVSEGSGRANADGYEVGGKTGTAEKARGRSGYNENAVLSSFIGVFPMQDPQYVVLVSLDEPKGNAETYGFATGGWVSAPVVSRVVSRIGPLLGVDPVDPDDPAVRNALDFTIAGQ; from the coding sequence ATGAGGTTGTGGCGATCGAAGCCCGCGAGCCCCGCCCGCCAGCCCGCGGCGTTGCGCGCCGGCATCGACCTGCGCGCGCAGGGCGCACGCGGCGCCGAGATCCCGGCTTCGCGCTCCGTCGAGGTCGGCCGCACGCGCCTGGTCGTGGCCAGCGTGCTGTTTTCGATCGGTTTCCTGGCGGTCGCCGGCCGGCTCGTCGACGCCATGGTGATCGGCCCGGCCATGACGCCGGTCGCCGAGCCGGCGGAAGAGGCAACTGCGACCGCACGCCGCGCCGACATCGTCGACCGCAACGGCCTGCTGCTGGCAACCAGCGTGGTCACCAAGTCGCTCTATGCCAATCCGAGCGAGATCCTGGACGTCGAGAGCGCGACCGCGGCCCTGATCACGGTGCTGCCCGAACTGAGCGCAGACACGGTCCGCCAGCGGCTGTCGCTCGACCGCCAGTTCATCTGGCTGGCCCGCAACCTGACGCCCAGCGAGTATCTGGCCGTCCACCGCCTCGGCATCCCCGGCTTCTACTTCCTCGACGAGCCGCGCCGGATCTACCCGCAGGGCGCGCTGACCGGCCACGTGGTCGGCTTCACCGACGTGGACGGCCACGGCCTCAGCGGCATCGAGCAGTCGTTCGACGAGGCGCTGCTATCGGGCCAGGGCCCGATGACGCTGTCGCTCGATCTCAGGGTGCAGCACATCCTGCGCGAGGAACTGTCGGCCGGCGCCGAGGAGTTCCAGGCGATCGGGGCGTCCGGCATGGTGATGAACGCCAACACGGGCGAGGTGCTGGCGATGGTCAGCCTGCCCGACTTCGACCCGAACCACCCCGGCGAGGCCGAGGAAATCGCCCGTTTCAACCGCAACACGCTGGGCGTCTACGAGATGGGCAGCGTGTTCAAGATCTTCAACACGGCGATGGTGCTGGACGCCGGCCTCGCCAATCCCAACTCGGTCTACGACGCCAGCCACCCGCTGCAGATCGGCCGCTTCACCATCAACGACTTCCATCCGATGTGGCGGCCCTTGACCGTCGCCGAAATACTGGTGCATTCGTCCAACATCGGCTCGGCCCTGATGGCGCGCGGCGCCGGCGCGGAGCGCCAGGAGGCGTTCATGCGCCAGGCCGGCATGCTCGAGCGGTCTCCGGTGGAGCTGCCTGAGGTCGGAGCGCCGATCGTGCCGTCGCCGTGGCGCGACATCAACGTGTTGACCATCGCCTACGGCCACGGCCTGGCGGTGACGCCGATCCAGGTGGTCAGCGGCTTCGCGGCGGTTGCCAATGGCGGCACTCTGGTGCCGGCGACCCTGCTGCGCCACGACCCCGACGACACGGTCGAGGGCCGGCGGATCATCAGCGAGGGCACGTCGGCGATGATGCGCCGGCTGATGCGGCTGGTGGTGTCGGAAGGTTCGGGTCGCGCCAACGCCGACGGCTACGAGGTCGGCGGCAAGACGGGAACCGCGGAAAAGGCGCGTGGACGCAGCGGCTATAACGAGAATGCGGTGCTGTCCTCCTTCATCGGCGTGTTCCCGATGCAGGATCCGCAGTATGTCGTGCTGGTCTCGCTGGACGAGCCGAAGGGCAATGCGGAGACCTACGGCTTCGCCACCGGCGGCTGGGTGTCCGCCCCGGTGGTCAGCCGCGTGGTCTCGCGCATCGGCCCGCTGCTCGGCGTGGACCCGGTCGATCCCGACGATCCGGCGGTGCGCAATGCCCTGGATTTCACCATTGCCGGCCAATGA